A genomic window from Acomys russatus unplaced genomic scaffold, mAcoRus1.1, whole genome shotgun sequence includes:
- the LOC127186665 gene encoding olfactory receptor 2AJ1-like: MIGHENHTSSSDFILLGLFSSSQTSLVFFSFIFFIFNMTIIENTLMILLIRRDSRLHTPMYFLLRHLSFMDILHISNIVPKMIANFLSGSRTISFAGCGFQIFLSLTLLGGECLLLAVMSYDRYVAICHPLRYPVLMRDNSSGMMAVGSWLVGVLNSTVHTAFALHFPFCHSRAIDHFFCEVPAMLKLSCVDTSHYERGVYVSGIIFLLISFSMISISYVQILLTVFQMQSSGARQKSFSTCSFHMVVVIMYYGPFIFTYMRPRSYHTPGQDKILAIFYTILTPTLNPIIYSFRNKDVLMAVKNMVQSNFLNKK, translated from the coding sequence ATGATAGGACACGAAAACCACACATCCAGCAGTGACTTCATTCTTTTGGGActgttctcttcttcccagacaagcttagtttttttctcatttatatttttcatttttaatatgacCATAATAGAAAACACCCTCATGATCCTCCTAATCCGCAGGGATTCTCGACTCCACACCCCAATGTATTTCCTGCTCAGGCACCTCTCTTTCATGGATATCTTGCACATTTCTAACATCGTGCCTAAAATGATCGCCAACTTTCTCTCCGGGAGCAGAACTATTTCCTTTGCAGGCTGTGGCTTCCAGATATTCCTGTCTCTCACTTTGCTAGGTGGTGAGTGCCTTCTCTTGGCAGTTATGTCCTATGACCGATATGTGGCCATCTGCCACCCACTTCGTTACCCTGTGCTGATGAGGGACAACTCCAGTGGGATGATGGCTGTGGGCTCCTGGCTTGTGGGGGTTCTCAACTCCACAGTCCACACAGCTTTTGCACTCCACTTTCCCTTCTGCCACTCGAGGGCCATTGATCACTTTTTCTGTGAAGTCCCTGCCATGTTGAAGTTGTCATGTGTAGACACATCACACTATGAACGAGGAGTTTATGTGAGTGGCATTATTTTCCTGCTGATTTCATTTTCCATGATTTCTATATCCTATGTGCAAATTCTCCTCACTGTCTTCCAAATGCAGTCATCAGGAGCTCGGCAAAAGTCTTTTTCCACCTGCTCCTTCCACATGGTTGTGGTGATAATGTACTATGGCccatttattttcacatatatgagACCTCGCTCATACCACACTCCGGGCCAGGATAAGATCCTGGCAATATTCTATACCATCCTGACACCCACACTCAATCCAATAATCTACAGCTTTAGGAATAAAGACGTCCTGATGGCTGTGAAAAACATGGTTCAGAgtaattttctgaataaaaaatga